The Deltaproteobacteria bacterium region CCCCGGCGGCCTCCCCCGCGCAGCCGGCGCCACCGCCGCCGGCCGCCGCTCCGGCAGCGCCGAGCGGTTCGCGCACGGTGTTCGGCGTCGGCGCGCCGCCCTCGGGGAATCGCGAGCCGAACTGACGGTCCGGCCCCGGCGACATCGGCCCCGCGCACCGCGGCGTGCGCGGGGCATTTTGTTGCACGAACAACCGTTTGGCCGCCAGGGCGTCGCGTCACACCACGCGCAACATGCGCACGGCAAACGGCGCGAGCGCGATGCGCGGTCCCGGCGGCGCACCCGTCAGCGCGTCCACCAGCGTCGCCCCGTCGGGCACCGCGAGGGTCGCGTCCACCGGGCGGTCGCCGCGGTTGCGCGCGAACACCAACCGGGGCGCTCCCGCCTCGTCCTCGAACACCGCCGTGTCGACCTCCGGCTCGCGCGCCATCCACGCGCGCGGCGCACCGCCGGCTACCGCGGCCAGGTCCGCCGCCAACGCCCCGGGATCGTCGAGCCCGCCCGGCTGCAGGCGCCCGACACCGCGCGGTACGCCGGCGTCGTCCCCGAGCGGCTCGTCGAACGCATCGACCGCGGGCCGGCCGGGGCCGACCACCACGCGCACGCCCTGCGCCGCCGCCGCCTTCACGCGCCGCCACGCGGCCCGGTCGACCCGGCGGTGCGTCGGCATCACGACCGCGTCGACCGCGGCAAACCGGTCCACGCCACAGCCCTCGTCGACGAACACGTGCGGCACGCGCGCGGCGACGAGCGCATCGCGCACCGCGCGCAGCCACCGCCGGTGCGCCGTCGCCCCCGCGTCGCGGTACAGGTGCTCGGCGATGCCCAACATCTCCGTGACTACCGGCGTGACCGGATCGGCCAACGACGATGCGAGCCCGAACCGCGCGTCGGCGCGGGACACGACCACGCCGACCTGCGCGCGCCGCCGCAGCGACGTCCAGCCCACCTCGCGCAGCGCGCCCAGCAGCCGCGCGTACCACTGGCCCACCTCGGTGACGCGGCCGTCGTCGGCGATCGCGGCGCCGTACCAGCGGTCCCGCTGCACCGCCATGTAGAGGTTGAACGCGCGCAGCCCGGCGGCGAGCGCACCGAGCGTGACCGCGCGCTGGTCGGCGGCGGTCATCGGCGGAAGCCACGGCGGCCCGCCGACGCCGAGTTCCGGCGCGAACGGCAGCGGCGACGAGCCCGCGAGGTACAGCGCGCGGCGCGCGACCGTCTCGCCGTCGGCGGCGCGGTGGTACAGGTCGATGCCGGCGACGCCGCCGATCGCCGCCGCGCCGCCGGGCAGGTCGATCAACCACGGGTCGGTCGGCGGAAAGTTGTGAAACCGCGCGACGCCGGCGAGCCCGGCGTCGTCGAGCGCGGCGCTCATCCACGCGAGCGCCCGCGCCGCGTAGACCTCCTTGAACCGCACCCACCGCGCACACCGCGCAGCGTCGGCCGCATCCCACGCGCGCGGCGGGTCGAGACCGCCCGACCACTCGTCCCACCACGCGAGCGCGTCCGGATGGTAGTCGGCGTCGAACGCGCCCGCGCGAAAGAACATCTGCTGCTCGTTGTCGACCTGGACCGCGACGACCGGACCGCCCGGCGCGAGGTACGGCGCCACGCGCTCGCCGAACCGCGCGTACCACTCGCACACCGCCGCGCGAAACGGTTGCGCCGCGTACGACGGCACCGCGAACGCGCGCGGCGGCGCCGGCAGCCACACCGGCGTGTCCCGCGCCGTGCGCGCGCGCATCGCCGGGTCGTCGAGGACGCGCTGCGGGAACCCGAACCCCGTGAGTTCGGCATTGACGTGCGGCCCCGGCCGCAGCAGCGCGCGCAGCCCCGCCGCCGCCACCGCGTCGAGAAACGCGCGCAGGTCCGGGGCGCCGCCGCCCTCGACGACGGACCACGGCACGTAGGTCTCGACCAGCTCGAGCCCGATGTCGCGCAGCGCCGCGAGACACGCGGGCCAGTCGGCCGGATCGACGCGCCAGTAATGCAGGGCGCCGGAAAACAGATCGAGGTGGTCGTCGCCGCCGGCGCGCGCGATCGCGAGGCCGCGCTCGGTAAAGCGCGTGCGAACCGCCGCGGCCGTCATCGCGGCGCGTCGACGTGGCGCCACGCCCCGTCGCGGTCGAGGACGAACCGGCTCGGGCCGACGGCCAGCGGGTGGTCGGCCGCCATCTCCAGTGCCTCGCCGGTGCCGGCCGACGCGTAGTCCGGGTCCCACGGCAGCAGCAGGCAGAACCCGTGGGGTGCGTCCGGCATCGCCGCGAAACGCGGCAGGATGGGATGCGGGTGCCGCGCGCGCTCGGCGGCCAGCGCGAGCACCGCCGCCGGGCCGCCCGGCGCCGCGTCGCGCAGCTCGTAGAACGTGCGGACCTGCGGCGGCGGCAGGCGCAGCTCGCCGGCACGCGCGAGCGCCTCGTCGGGCGTCACCCACGCCTCGTCGACCGTCTCGCGGTTGTCGAACGACGGCGTCTGTCCCGGCGGCAGCTCCGCGACGAAAAACCGCGCCGAGAACCGTTTGGCTTCCGCCGACGGCGTGATCCAGTGCGCGAAGTAGTGGACCCGGTCGAGCGCGAGTTCCACGCCGCGCGCCGCCAGCACCTCGTCGAACGGTTCGCCCGCGTGGACCGCCGCGCGCATCGCGGCGAGGTCGTCCGCTGACACCGGCTGGCGACCGAGCAGCACTCCCGCTTCCTCGAACAGCTCGCGCGCGGCGGTGCGGCGCGGCTCGTGTTCCTCGCCGGGGTCGACCGCGCCGCCCGGGAACACGAACGCCGACGACATGAACGACGCGCGCCGGTGCCGGCGCAGCAGGAACACCTCGGCCTCGCCGGTCCCGGCGCGCGAGCGCACGAGAATGACGGATGCCGCCGGGCGCGGCGCAACCGGCTCGCGGTTCGGGTCGAACGCCATCGCTGGCGGGAGCATACTGGACAACGCGACGCGCGCACCGCGCGCCGGTCGCCGATTTCGGTCGCGAGCGGCTCGGCGGCCGGGGCCGTGCATTTCGGTGCGACGGTCGGCGACGGGGCGGATACCGGAGCGGGAGCGGTGGCGTGCGCGGCGACCGCATGCGGAGTGGTCTTGCAGTACGGGCCGTAGGCGGCCGGCGCGCGGGGGCGGCACGGGTCGCGCGCGAGACCGGCGGCGTGGTCGCGCCCGCCGGGCCCGGCGCCGCGCGACGGGCGACGACACGATGAGCGTCGGCGGCGTGGTCGCGCCCGCCGGACCCGGCGCCGCGCGACGGCGACGACACGGTGGGCGGCGACGGTGCGGCGGTGGGGTATCGTCGGGCGCGATGCGGATTCCCGTTACCGATTTGAAGGCCGAAACCGAGCCGCTGCGCGATGAGCTGATGGCGGCGGTCGCGCGCGTGCTCGACAGCGGGCAGTTCATCCTCGGACCGGAAGTGGATGCGTTCGAGGCCGAGCTGGCGGCGGCGGTGGGCGCCGCGCACGCGGTCGGGGTGTCGTCGGGCACCGACGCGCTGCTGGCGTCGCTGATGGCGCTCGGCGTCGGGCCGGGCGACGAGGTGGTGACGACGCCGTTTACGTTCTTCGCGACGGCGGGGGCGATCGCGCGGCTCGGGGCGACGCCGGTGTTCGCCGACATCGAGCCGGACACGTTCAACCTCGACCCGGACGCCGCCGCCGCCGCGATCACGCCGCGCACGCGCGCGGTGATCGCGGTGAACCTGTTCGGCCGCCCGGCGGACCTGCCGGACGCCGGCGGCGTGCCGGTCGTGGAGGACGCGGCGCAAAGCCTCGGCACCGGCGCGCCCCGCGGCGCGTGTGCGACGTACAGCTTCTTCCCGGCCAAGGTGCTCGGGGCGTTCGGCGACGCGGGCGCGGTCGCCACCGGCGACGCCGACCTCGCCGACCGGGTGCGCCTGCTGCGCGCGCACGGCGCGCGGCCCAAGTACGTCCACGCCGTCGTCGGCGGCAACTTTCGGATCGACGCGGTGCAGGCCGCGCTGCTGCGGGTCAAGCTGCCGCACCTGCGCGACGCGATCGCGCGCCGGCGGCAGATCGCGGCGCGGTATCGCGCCGAGTTGCCGGCCGACGTCCGCCCGCAGGCCGACCACCCCAACCACGTCTACAACTACTTCGTCGTGCGCGCTCCGCGACGCGACGACCTGCGGGCGGCCCTGCGCGAGGCCGGTATCGCGACGGCGATCTACTATCCGATTCCGTTGCATCTACAATCGTGTTTCGCGGATCTCGGCTATCGGCAGGGCGCGCTGCCGCACGCCGAGCGCGCAGCGGGCGAGGTCGTCGCGCTGCCGTGCTATCCGCAGCTCGACGAGGATCGGCAGGCGCGCGTCATCGACGCGGTGCGCCGGTTCTACGGCGCGTAGGCGGGGGGCGCGCCGGCCAGTCGGCGCGCGGTCAGTAGTGCGACAGGCTGCCGGTGACCCGCGCGCGGCGGAGCGCGCCCGCAAACAGCCACGCGCCGCAGCCGCCGCCGACCGCCGCGAACGCGGCCAGCGCCCCCAGCTCGCGAGCGACGTCGGCGAAGCCGGCGCCGGCGAACGCCGCCAGGCGCACGGCTTCGAGCGCCGGCGCCAGCGGGAACGCGTACGCGACCGCGGCGACGCCGCCGGGCAACAGGTTCACCGGGAACAGCACGCCGCCGATCACCGCGCCGAACGCCGCCAGCCCGTACGTGAGCGGATCGGTCCGGCGCAGCCACATCGTGACGGCGCCGCCGAGCACGGTGAGCGCCGCAAACGCTACCACCGCGAGCCCGACCGCCACCGCCACCACCGGCAGGTGCGCCGCGCGAAACGACACGCCGTACAGCGCCGTCCCCAGCGCGAGCGTCGCCGCCGCGCGCACGACGCCCACGACGATCGTGCCGAGCGGCGCACACAACACCACGTACGCCGCGGGCGCCGGCGTCGACAGCATCGCGTCGAGCGTGCCCTCGACCTGGGCGCGGCGCACCGCCGACGACAGCGCCGTGGCCATCGCGTAAAACAGCTCGGCGCCGACGACCCCCACGAGCCAGAACCCGAGGAAGCCGGCGTCGCCGTAGCGCGCCACCGGCGACGACGCGGCCGACGCGCCGACGAACCGCGCCATGTACGCGAGCATCACGACCGACACCACGAGCGCGAGCGTGCGCAGCGCAAACGTCGCGCGATAGCTGGCCGCGATCGCCAGGTCGCGGCGCAAAAACGCCCACGCCACGGCGGCGAGCGACGGCGTGCCGACCCGGCCGGCGTCGCGGGGCGTCATCGCACCTCCGTGGCGCGCGCCGCGGCCGGCTCCGTGCGGCGCACCATGCGCTCGCGGGCCTGGCGGATCGCGCGACCGATCGCGTGCGTCGTCATCGCAGCACCGTCTCGATCGCGGCGTCGACGTCGCCGTCGTGGACGACGTGACCGCCGGCGAGGACGACCGCGCGGCGCGCGGCCGCCCGCGCATGGTCCGGCGAGTGCGTCGCGATCACCAGCGCCGCGCCGGAGTTCGCGCACAGCGCGGCGATGTCGTCGAGCACGGCGCGCGCGCCCTTGGGGTCGAGGCCCGACGTCGGCTCGTCGAACAGCCACACGGCCGGCTCGGCGAGATACCCGCGCGCGAGGGCGAGCCGCTGGCGCATGCCGGTCGAGTACTCGGCCACCGGGCGGTCCCACGCGGCCGGGTCGAGCCCCACCCGCTCGAGCACCGCGGCCACCCGCTGCCGCGCCGCCGCGCCGCGCAGGCCGTACAGCGCCGCGAAGAACGCGAGGTTCGCCCGCCCCGACAGCCGCCACGAAAACGACCGCGCGTCGCCGGCGACGTACGCCACCGCGCGGCGCGCGCGCGCGCCGTCGCGGGCCGGGTCGAGGCCGGCGACCCGGGCGGTGCCCGACGTCGGCACCAGCAGGCCCGCGAGGCACTTGAGCAGCGTCGACTTGCCCGCGCCGTTTTCGCCGAGCAGCGCCACCGACTCGCCCGCCGCGACCCGCAACGACACCCCGCGCAGCACCGGCACCGGCGCGCCCGACAGCCGGCCGCGCAACAGGTCCCGCGCCGTCGGCCGCGCGTGAAACGTCTTGACCAGACCGGCCGCCTCGATGCCGGATTCGCGCATCGCGCGTCAGCCTACTCGACATCGCGCGGCGGCAGGAACACGCCACGCCGCGGCCCCGCGTCCGGCGCGTCGCCGGGCGCGACGTCCCACGCGAACCGCCGCCCGATCGCGGCGGCCAGCGCGCCGAGTTCGTCCGGCGAAAACGCGTGGGCGAACCCGTACCAGCCGGCGAACCACGTCCCGCCGGCATCCTCGCCCGCGTCGACGCCGCGCAGGCGCGCGACGGCCCGGCCCGCCGCGTTGCCGAGCCGGTGGGCGCGCGACGCCGCGCCGGGGTTGTGCGCCCCGCGCACGAAGAAGCTCGCGAGGATCGGTCCGGCCGGCGCCAGCGCCGCGCACGTGCGGAGCGCGGCCTCGCGGTCCGTCCGGTCGAGCACGTGACTGAGGCCTCCCCAGCCGATGAGCACCGCGTCGTACGGGCCGCGCGCGCGGGCCGCGTCGAATGTTTCGAGCCGGCTGACGTGGACCTCGCTCCCCGCGCCGAGCCGCCGGCGACAGCGATCCGCCAGCCGCCGCGCCGGCTCGAGCGCGTCGACGCGGTAGCCCCGCGCGCGCAGCTCGACCGCCTCGCGCCCGTCGCCCGCCGCCGCGACGAACACCGCCGCCGGCGGCGGTGGCAGCCGGCGCGCGAACCACGCGCGTTCCCAATCGAACAGCTCGCGCGACAGCGCACCGGGCGCGACGTCGTACGCGTCGATCGCGACGAGCGCCCGCTCGCGCGGCACCAGCGCGGAGCTGAGGAACCCCTGCATCCACAAGCGGGCGCGCAGGGCGATCGCGCGCTCCGCGCGGTCGAGCTGGTAGTACGCACGCGCAGCCGCGCGCAACGCGGCGAATCCGCGCGTACCTTCGCCTCGGTGTTTCGGGCGATCGCTCGCGGCCCACCACCTCGTCGTGGACCGGCCGACAGCGGGCCCGCACGCAAGCCGCGCACGCCTCTGCGCTTCGTCAGCGCTCACGGCCGAGTCGACGTCACACCGCCGCACGCAACCGGCACGCCGCCACGCGCCATGCACTTCGCACGAGCACCCGAGCATCGCCCGGCCGCGGCACACGCCAGCGCACCGGCGGTCGCGATAGGACGCGCACACGGCCGAGCACCGCGCCGGGCTCGAACCAGCCGTCGTCTCCGATTACGGCGTCGCCCGCAAACCGCAGTCGCCCGCCACGCCGGTCGACGAGGCGGTGCACTACCAGACAACCGGTGCGCTCGAACGCCACCAGGTCGCCCAGACGCAGTTCGTCGACCGAGCAGGGCCGGATCTCCACGACGGAGCCGTCCCGCACTGCCGGCCACATACTCGAGCCGCGCACGCGGAGGGAGATCCATATGCCGCGGTCCATTGCCGCGCGCACCAAGGCCGCGGACGTACACGCCCGCACGTACGCACGCGCGCCAGCCACCTCAGGACTGCTGCGTGTTCGGCGGCCCGCAGGGATCTCCAAACTGGCCGGTGATCTTGTCACACGCAAGGGCCAGCGTTTCGAACCGCTGCTCACCGACGACGGTGGGCTTTACGTACGGTTTTCGGTCCGACCGAGTCGGATGTCGAGTTTTTTCAAATTCAGTCATGACGGGAACTCCGCCGATCTTCAGTACAATACCTCTATCAATCCCACATTGCTGGTCGAGGCTCCAGCGGAAGGTGTGGAGCCCGGAGCCATCCATACCAGATCCTCAAGCCCGTCGTCGTTGTAATCGCCGCCCCAGCGCAAGAATACGTCGGCTCCGTTGAACACACCGGTCTCCGCCAGAACAACGTGATCTGCGCTGGTCGCAAGATCGACGGTACCCGACAAGGCGACTGGACCATACATCACGTAGACGACCGGCGAGCCGTCGGCGCTCGTAATGACCAGATCTTCGTTCCCGTCAGCGTCAATATCCCCGCCGTTCGAAATGGCGGCATTGCCGATCCCGCGATCCCCAGGGGTGCCCTCCGCTGAGTTCGTCAACGTGGCGGTCGCGATGGAACTCACCGTTAGTGGCGTGCTGTCGCCGCCAGCCGCCGTGCCCGGTACAGCGTAAACGACGCCGCCGGTCGCCTCGGAGTGAGCGCCGATCAACACGATGCGCTCGCCGGCCGTCGCAATCGAGCCGAACGAGGTGCCGAATCCGGTGGCGTTTTTCCCGTTGGTGACGTGCAAGTCCTTCGTAGGATCGAAGGCGAGTTCGGCGTAGCCACCGGTGGGGTCCGACGTGCGGCCCGCGATGATGAACGCTCGTTCACCACCGGCGCAGCTTGAGTTCCCACCAAACGCAAGGGCGTCAGGCGAACTTGCTCCGCGGATCCGTCCCAGAGCCGTCAGCGAGTTTCCCAGGAAGCACCCGGATGGCGCGGCCGTTCCGCCGGTGACTCGCCACGCCGACACGCCGTTGAGTGGGGCGGCGTCGTTATCGTCGATTTCAATGGCGGCCGGCGCCATGCCGCCGAGCAGGACAACGGCCATGCCGTGGTTTGCGAAGGCACCAGGTGCAGCCACGGCGAGATCGTCGCGGCCATCCCCGTTGAAATCGAGCCCGGCGAGAACGAATCCTAGCACCCCGCCGACAAGGTCGACTGAAGGACTAATCGTCACGTCGGCTTGGTCCTGCGTACGCGGCCCCATCGTTGCTGGATTGAAAAGCGAGCTTCCGCCTCCATAGAAGATGAACACCGACCCGCGAAAGTTGTTCTGGAATGGCGCGCCAACGGCGAGATCAGCCACACCGTCGCCGTTCCAATCCAAGGCGGCCAGCGCATTGCCGAAGAAGCCCGAGGCGACGCTGGGCGTAATCGTCACATCCGGGGTCGCACCAATGCCGCCCGGACCTCCGAGGAAGACGTGGACCGCCCCTGCATTCGTGGACGCACGAGGTGCGCCGACCGCGAGGTCGTCGAATCCGTCGTCGTTGAAGTCGCCCGCTACAACCGATTCACCGAAGCGCTGCGCTGAATCGGTCACGGGAGGCGCGATGACTCCGCTGCGTTCGAAGTCCACGGGTGGAGACAGCGGCCCCATTGTCGCCAGCGCTGAGCGATTGCCGACTGCGTCGACCGCGACGACGGCGAAGTAATAGTCGGTTCCAGGCCGAAGATGTACCGCAGTTGCGACTTCCGTAGCCCCCGGTGCGCTCGGCGAAGGCGGCGTGACGACGGTCGCGGAATCGAAGTTGCCCGCGTCGATCGGCGCGTCGCTCACTCGAACGTCGTAGCCAGCCACGGACATCCCGCCGTCCGACGGTGCCGTCCACGTGATCTGCGCCGACTGGCGATCGAGCGCATTGGCGTCCAGGTCTGCCGGGGCGGCAGGGCCCGTGACGTCGATGACGATGCCCGTGACGACGGCGGTGCCAACTGCGCCGGCGTCGTCTCCGTCGGCCTGGATCGAGTAGGGGCCCCCCTCTGGGAAGACGACGCCGGATCGACACCACGTGGTGCCCGTCACCGTGGCCGGTCCATCTCCTCCCGGAATCGTCGGCGTGATCGTGACGCTCACGGTCGCCGAGGCACTGCCCACCGTCCCGCACACATCCAGTGTCAGAGTGCCCGCGCCAGCAGTGCCGTCCTGGCTGCCGAGGACTGCGTCGGTGACGAACGGCGGGGAAAAGGCGATCGACAACTCGGCCTTGCGAATTCCGCAACTCGTACTGCTGCAGTTGTCAAGTGAATCGCAGGCCTCCGCGGCAAAGTCGTTGTCTCCGTCCGAGAGGGTCACGCGCGCGGCCCCGCCCCCTGACAGCGTCACTGGCGACCCATTTTGCGTAAGAGATCGCGTTGCGCCGGGCTGCGACAGAACGAGCACATCAATTTGTGTGCCAGGCGTACCCGGATCGAGATCCACGTCGCTGCCGACGACAGTGCCACAGGAGATGGTCCCGCCGGCCCCCGTCGCGGTGAAGGTGACGCCGGGGCCCTGGTTGTCGATGGAGACGGTCAGGTTCTCCGTGGTGACGATGCCGGCGGGGCTCGTCACGCTCACGGCGCAGTCGTAGCTGGTCTCGCAGGTGTCGGTGGTGCAGCCGGTGACGCGGAAGCTGGCGGCGCCGCCGGGGCCGACGGCGGTCATCGCCGTGCCGCCGCCGCCATTTTCGCAGGTCGTGGTCGCGGTCTGGCCGGCGCACTCCGTGTCGATCATCGCGTCGATGTCGACCTGGAAGCCGGGCGTGCCGGGGTCGGCGTCCATCGTCACGGTCCCGGTGGGAGCGGTGATCGCGATCGAGCAGCCCTCGGTGACGTAGGTGACGTCAGCGGTCGCGGTGCAGGGGTTGAGCGCGTGGTCCTGGCCCTGGATGCCGATCGTCTTGGCGCCGGGGGAGGACAACGTCGCGACGGCGGTGGTGGCGCCGGAGGCGTCGACAGCCGCGCCGGTGATCTCGAGGGTGTTGACCGTGAACGTCGCGGGTTCGCCCTCGGTGTCGCCGCCGGTGACGGTCGCGGCGAGGGTGATCTGCGTGTCGGCGGTGTCCGGGTCCTCGTCGTCGTCGGGGATGATGGTCGCGCCCGCGGCGGGCGAAGTGATCGCGCACGTCGGCGCGACGCTGTCTACGAAGAAGGTCTGCGCGGGTGCGGCACCGCTGGCGCCGCCGCCCGGCGACACGCACTGGGCGCGGATGGCCTGGACGCCCTCGGCCAGGGTCAGCGCGGTGTACGCGGCGACGCCGTCGTCGCCGGCCGTCATCGTGCCGGCGCTGGCCTCGGCGCCGGTGCCGACGTCGAGGACGAACAGCTCGACCTTGTACCCGGGCGACGTGGTCACCCGCGCGGTCGCCTGAAATCCTGGAGTGTCGGCGTCGTCGTCGGCCGCGGCGTTGAGCACGGGCTGCGGGTAGGCCGACACGGTGACGCTCGGGTTGACGATGGCGAGCTGGCACTGCAGGTCGCCGACGACGAACACGGACACGGAGTCGCTGCCCGTCTCGTCGCAGGCGTTCGTCGCGGTCACGACGAGGTCGACCTCGCCCTCCGGCAGCGTGACACCGTCGAACGTGACCTCATTGTTCGCGTCGACCGTGGCGGGCGAGCCGGCGGCGGTGCCGTTGACGGTGAGCGTGGCCGTGTCGCCCGGCTCGACGCCGTCGACGCGCGCGCGGACGTCGACCTGGACGCCGTCGGCGGTGCCGGTGTCGTCGGCCTGCGTGATCTCGCTGCCCGACGACGGGCTGAGGATGTTGACCGTCACCTTCAAACAGTTGGGACCGCCGTCGCCGCAGGCGGACAACGCCGCGAGCGCGGCCGAAACAACCCCGAGCGAAACGAGTCTGGAAGCGCGCATGTAGTCTCCGTATCAGCCGGTTACGGCAGAACCTTTAGTCCCGCGGAACGAACCCCCCGGGAGGCGGCGTCCCGCGCGAGCACCCGCGGCCACGTCGGCGGAAGCGCCGTCTCCGTGGCCGGAATCATACCCCGATCCCGCAGCGCGTCGCGATAGGCGACGGCCTGCCGGCAACACTCGAGCGACGGCCCGTCGATGCGGCCGTCTTCGGTGAGCGCCATCGCGTGGCACCGCGAGCAGTACGGGCGCACCGCGCAGCGGTCGCACTCGCTCAGCGCGCCCCATGTGAGACGGCGCACATGTTCGAGCACCGGCGAGGTCCGCCAGATGTCGAGGAACCGCCGCTCGCGCAGGTTGCCGGCCGACAGCGGCAGCTGCAGACACGGGCGCACGTCGCCCTGCGGCGTGATCGCGCACACCGCCTCGGCGGCGCGGCACGGCGTGTCGCCGTCGGCGTTGCGGCGGGGCCCGCCGGCGCGCCGGGCGAGGAA contains the following coding sequences:
- a CDS encoding NUDIX hydrolase gives rise to the protein MNCPLSSTRATAAISSSRSGSVSAFKSVTGIRIAPDDTPPPHRRRPPCRRRRAAPGPAGATTPPTLIVSSPVARRRARRARPRRRSRARPVPPPRAGRLRPVLQDHSACGRRARHRSRSGIRPVADRRTEMHGPGRRAARDRNRRPARGARVALSSMLPPAMAFDPNREPVAPRPAASVILVRSRAGTGEAEVFLLRRHRRASFMSSAFVFPGGAVDPGEEHEPRRTAARELFEEAGVLLGRQPVSADDLAAMRAAVHAGEPFDEVLAARGVELALDRVHYFAHWITPSAEAKRFSARFFVAELPPGQTPSFDNRETVDEAWVTPDEALARAGELRLPPPQVRTFYELRDAAPGGPAAVLALAAERARHPHPILPRFAAMPDAPHGFCLLLPWDPDYASAGTGEALEMAADHPLAVGPSRFVLDRDGAWRHVDAPR
- a CDS encoding DegT/DnrJ/EryC1/StrS family aminotransferase yields the protein MRIPVTDLKAETEPLRDELMAAVARVLDSGQFILGPEVDAFEAELAAAVGAAHAVGVSSGTDALLASLMALGVGPGDEVVTTPFTFFATAGAIARLGATPVFADIEPDTFNLDPDAAAAAITPRTRAVIAVNLFGRPADLPDAGGVPVVEDAAQSLGTGAPRGACATYSFFPAKVLGAFGDAGAVATGDADLADRVRLLRAHGARPKYVHAVVGGNFRIDAVQAALLRVKLPHLRDAIARRRQIAARYRAELPADVRPQADHPNHVYNYFVVRAPRRDDLRAALREAGIATAIYYPIPLHLQSCFADLGYRQGALPHAERAAGEVVALPCYPQLDEDRQARVIDAVRRFYGA
- a CDS encoding ABC transporter permease — protein: MTPRDAGRVGTPSLAAVAWAFLRRDLAIAASYRATFALRTLALVVSVVMLAYMARFVGASAASSPVARYGDAGFLGFWLVGVVGAELFYAMATALSSAVRRAQVEGTLDAMLSTPAPAAYVVLCAPLGTIVVGVVRAAATLALGTALYGVSFRAAHLPVVAVAVGLAVVAFAALTVLGGAVTMWLRRTDPLTYGLAAFGAVIGGVLFPVNLLPGGVAAVAYAFPLAPALEAVRLAAFAGAGFADVARELGALAAFAAVGGGCGAWLFAGALRRARVTGSLSHY
- a CDS encoding ABC transporter ATP-binding protein codes for the protein MRESGIEAAGLVKTFHARPTARDLLRGRLSGAPVPVLRGVSLRVAAGESVALLGENGAGKSTLLKCLAGLLVPTSGTARVAGLDPARDGARARRAVAYVAGDARSFSWRLSGRANLAFFAALYGLRGAAARQRVAAVLERVGLDPAAWDRPVAEYSTGMRQRLALARGYLAEPAVWLFDEPTSGLDPKGARAVLDDIAALCANSGAALVIATHSPDHARAAARRAVVLAGGHVVHDGDVDAAIETVLR